From the Salmo trutta chromosome 30, fSalTru1.1, whole genome shotgun sequence genome, one window contains:
- the LOC115168132 gene encoding suppressor of cytokine signaling 2, whose amino-acid sequence MPKSSGVPSPSGPMIIPTSAPDKSLNAVRLKDSELEPRRIESREDAARLQRAMSHLQESGWYWGPLTAAQAKQVLIDAPEGTFLLRDSSYQGYLLTLSVKTSLGPTHLRIEHATGMFGFDSVIVARPQLRRFEGAVDLVQHYALTYKHLATQNDTGGGNHSAPTEKTLQLKLTRPLHKVSPSLQHLCRITINQHSRCHQDLPLPRRLQDFMLEYPFVL is encoded by the exons ATGCCCAAATCCTCCGGTGTACCATCGCCTTCAGGCCCAATGATTATTCCGACCAGTGCCCCCGACAAATCCCTCAATGCAGTCCGGCTAAAGGACAGCGAGCTGGAGCCACGTCGAATTGAGTCAAGAGAGGATGCCGCACGGTTGCAAAGAGCCATGTCTCACCTTCAGGAGTCAG GCTGGTACTGGGGCCCCCTGACAGCTGCTCAGGCTAAGCAGGTTCTGATTGATGCTCCAGAGGGGACTTTCCTTTTGCGGGACAGCTCCTACCAGGGCTACCTCCTCACCCTGTCTGTGAAGACCAGCCTTGGCCCCACACACCTCCGTATAGAGCACGCCACTGGCATGTTTGGCTTCGACTCTGTAATTGTGGCACGGCCACAACTGCGGAGGTTTGAAGGTGCTGTAGATCTGGTGCAGCACTATGCCCTGACTTACAAGCATCTGGCCACTCAAAATGACACAGGGGGGGGTAACCATTCGGCCCCTACAGAGAAAACTCTGCAGCTCAAACTCACCCGGCCCCTCCATAAAGTCTCCCCTAGTCTCCAGCACCTTTGCCGCATCACTATCAACCAGCATTCTCGCTGTCACCAGGACTTACCCTTGCCTCGGCGGCTACAGGACTTTATGCTGGAATACCCTTTTGTGTTGTAG